The DNA sequence TCCGCGCCTCGGCCGGCAGGCCGGAGTAGGGGTCCCTGATCTCCTTTTCCCCGGAAAAGACTATCCTGAAAATGCTGTCGGTCCACAGCTGTATATGGATATACAGAGGAGCCCCGTCCCCCTCGGCGGGGTTGTTGAAGTTGAGGGGGGTCTCATGGGTGTAGCCATGCTCTGTCCTTCGTGTCTCGGCGGCGCAGGTGATGATGACCCCGCTGTCCGTGACCTCTGTGTCCTGTATTCCCTTTACCCTGCGCCTCCCCTCGGGACTCATCCTGAAAGAGTCCAGGGGACCGCGCGGCGCGCTGGCCGGGGCTTCGGGAAAGGGCGCGCCCGGCGCGCCTGTCGCCGTTGCGGCGCTGCTTTGAGTGTGGCTGTTTAGCTGCGGAACGTTTGACGTGTCGTTCATAAGTATCTCCGTTGGGGCGGCTCCGGCCGCCGCTTGTAAAACTTCACTACCATTATACCACGATTTGCCTGCCTTCCCCACGTTTTTCCGCTTTTTTCACTCTCCGGCGGTGCGGAAACGCTGTCACCGCTCGCTCCGCGCGTCGCGCTCTTCCCGTCACCTCGGCGCAAACGGCATATGTCAAACGCCTTGGCGTCTGGCCGGCCGGGGTAAGGGATCCACCGGGGTTCCCCAAAAATAAAGGTATTCGCGGGGTGGTGCGCAGGGTCCGCCAGCATAGCTCACGGCGTCATCTCGGCGGAAAATGAATACCGATGAAACGCGAATGAGTTTCAGGCATTTTCCGGTAAGAGATCTTCGGGGGCACCGCGTGCCACCTTCCTTTCGCCGTCAGGCGCAAGGCGCGTGGGGGAGCCGTACAAAAGGCCGTGAGCGGTGGCTATAGGAGAGGGCCTCCGGAGAGGGGTCCGCCTGTCGCGTTCCTTGCTCCGGCTATGCCGGAGACGACAGGTGGAAGGGGCCGTATCGCGGGGCGTTTATACACTTGTCCCCGGAAAGCCCGTAAAAGTATTGTGTGAAACGAATTCCGCAGGACCGCAGGTCCGCGTTTTGACCGATAAAAGGGAGTGCGCTCAAAAAGAAAAAGCGCCCCCGAAGGGGCGCAAGCGTATTAGAGGCGAAGGCGTCCCTTTATATTAGTTGTTGACAACTATATTATACCATTCCCGGATAATACTGTCAATACCAAATATAGATAACTGTCTATATTTCCGGATAAAAATTTTTGCCGGGTCCCCGCGCCGGAGGACATCCGGGGCAAAAAAACCGGGGGAGCGGAACGCTCCTCCCGGATCTGTTTTTTTCTGCGCTACTGCACCTTCACCTTGCACTTGACGGTAAAACCGCCATCCTTGGTTTTGGCCCGGATAGTGGTTGTGCCTGCCTTGACGCCCTTCACCACGCCTGCGGAGGTCACAGTGGCTATACTCGTATCATAGCTCGTCCATGTGACAGTCTTGTCCGTAGCGTTGGAGGGCGCCACGGTTGCCGTGAGGGTCAATGTCTTGCCCTTTTCCAGCGAAACGGACGTTTTATTTATTTTCACGCCGTTGACCGCGATTTTCGGATCCTGCACCTTCACCTTGCACTTGGCGGTATAGCCTCCGTCCTTGGTCTTCACACGGATAGTGGTGGTACCGGGCTTTATGCCTTTCACTACGCCGGCGGCGGACACGGTGGCTATGCTCGTATCATAGCTTGTCCAGGTAAGGGCCTTGTTGGTGGCGCCGGAAGGGGAAACGGTAGCCAGCAGGGTCTCCGATTTTCCGGTGGTGAGGGTCAGGCTCGTTTTGTTGAGGGCAACTCCAATAACGGGCACCTTTGGGTCGGCGACCTTCACCTTGCACTTGGCTGTGAAGCCGCCGTCCTTGGTCTTCACCCTTATTGTGGTGGCGCCGGGGGCTACGCCCTTTACGTTGCCGTCGGCGTCAACCGTGGCTATGGATTCGTCATAGCTGAGCCAGGTGACGCCCTTGTTGAAAGCGTTGTCGGGAGTGACAGCGGGGGTCAGCTGCTCGCTCTTGCCCGTTTCCAGAGAAAGAGAGGTCTTGTTTAGGGTTATGCTGCTGGGGCTTTTAAACTCTTTTCCCTTTATATATAACGTATAACCGTTAAGCAGAACATTACCTTCATTATCGATGCTGCTTAAATAAGTATCACCAGATAATACCCACAAACTATCTACATCAATTTTAACGCTAAAGAAAGTAGGCGTTCTACTGTATGAAGTATTATATGAAGGAATACTAAACTTTAAATCACTATTACGAAGTTCAATATAATGGCTATAAGCCGAAGATGAACTTGACCCTCCTGCCCCACTGGCTCCAATAACACCTAAATCAAGATCACAATTATAAATAATAAGATTACAGTCACTTGGACCGAAATTAATAGCATAGTCGTTGTCTTTAATTACTTTGCAATTATCAATAAAGAGTTGCGCACCCCCGGATATAGCTATACCTCCAAGTACTTCACAATCGATTAAGTTCAAGAGCCCGTTACTTCTTAAATTTACAGCATAACCTTGTTTGCTTTCTAATACCGCATTTTTGATTTCACTTTTGGAGCAGTTGCCATAAGCATATTTAGCAGTTAGCGACCTCTCTGATTCTATTTTAAAATTGCCATTATTATCATACTTGCCAGAATCAAAGACTTTGAATGTGTACTTCTTTTGCGCCTCAGCAAAAACATCTACACAATGAGCACCTATGCCTTCTGTATAATACTTGCCACCAAAAATACTAAACCCGCTCCCGCTTACTGCATACGAATAATTACCGAAAGTCTGAACATTAGTGTTTTCGGCATAAAAACAATCTGCAACTATTCCGTCTCCATAATCGCCATATTTGTTTATGTTTGTATTCTTTATGGTAAAACACCGCTGCGGGTCGATTTGAATAACATCTGAGCTATTATCATCTATCAAACAATTAAATGAACACGGAAATCCTTCTTGGAAATATATACCGCTTGTATTTCTGCCTGA is a window from the Abditibacteriota bacterium genome containing:
- a CDS encoding Ig-like domain-containing protein, which produces MYTSFAKFLKPGALAALLFLLLAGCICAEEYDSLTIQLSADDDTTVYSPTVNANNSHGVIVKGNPAPVIYNIIEDYNNLYRRYYQYDLNFAPSGIVNGNIFVSGRNTSGIYFQEGFPCSFNCLIDDNSSDVIQIDPQRCFTIKNTNINKYGDYGDGIVADCFYAENTNVQTFGNYSYAVSGSGFSIFGGKYYTEGIGAHCVDVFAEAQKKYTFKVFDSGKYDNNGNFKIESERSLTAKYAYGNCSKSEIKNAVLESKQGYAVNLRSNGLLNLIDCEVLGGIAISGGAQLFIDNCKVIKDNDYAINFGPSDCNLIIYNCDLDLGVIGASGAGGSSSSSAYSHYIELRNSDLKFSIPSYNTSYSRTPTFFSVKIDVDSLWVLSGDTYLSSIDNEGNVLLNGYTLYIKGKEFKSPSSITLNKTSLSLETGKSEQLTPAVTPDNAFNKGVTWLSYDESIATVDADGNVKGVAPGATTIRVKTKDGGFTAKCKVKVADPKVPVIGVALNKTSLTLTTGKSETLLATVSPSGATNKALTWTSYDTSIATVSAAGVVKGIKPGTTTIRVKTKDGGYTAKCKVKVQDPKIAVNGVKINKTSVSLEKGKTLTLTATVAPSNATDKTVTWTSYDTSIATVTSAGVVKGVKAGTTTIRAKTKDGGFTVKCKVKVQ